The Triticum aestivum cultivar Chinese Spring chromosome 3A, IWGSC CS RefSeq v2.1, whole genome shotgun sequence genome includes a region encoding these proteins:
- the LOC123056989 gene encoding BTB/POZ and MATH domain-containing protein 1, translating into MSASRIPPRTMSASACAPETAQGTHLFKIDGYSLCRGLGVGKSIRSTTFRVGGHDWCVYFYPDGLTEDSKDYVSVFLELRTENAEARALYHLRVVDQVWPPPPFTWPIPSQYQPLVFNSADDYERCWGYTHFMRRTELRPYVLEDTLILECNLAVIELKDAQEADVKVNFEAQAPPSELVDNLSSLLEATEGSDVSFKVKEEVFPAHKIILAMRSPVFRVKFYGPMRDESSRSITVEDMQPAVFRGLLHFIYTDSLPPLDYLDDDEYEEMVRHLLVAADRYAMERMKYMCEIKLCEVLHTGTVATTLALADQHHCSKLKDACIGFINSSNRMVGMMASKGYESLKRTCPSVIADILEKAAKTRRI; encoded by the coding sequence ATGTCGGCATCCCGGATCCCACCACGGACGATGTCGGCGTCGGCCTGCGCCCCGGAGACCGCGCAGGGCACGCACCTGTTCAAGATCGACGGCTACAGCCTGTGCAGGGGCCTCGGCGTCGGCAAGTCCATCCGGTCCACCACCTTCCGCGTCGGCGGCCACGACTGGTGCGTCTACTTCTACCCCGACGGCCTCACCGAGGACAGCAAGGACTACGTTTCAGTCTTCCTCGAGCTCAGGACCGAGAACGCAGAGGCGAGGGCGCTCTACCATCTGAGGGTGGTCGACCAGGTCTGGCCGCCGCCACCTTTCACGTGGCCGATCCCCAGCCAGTACCAGCCGCTGGTGTTTAACTCCGCTGATGACTATGAGCGCTGCTGGGGCTACACCCATTTCATGAGGAGGACGGAGCTGCGGCCGTACGTTCTGGAGGACACCCTTATCCTCGAGTGCAATCTTGCCGTCATCGAGTTGAAGGACGCCCAAGAGGCTGATGTCAAGGTTAACTTTGAGGCCCAGGCGCCGCCGTCCGAATTGGTTGATAACCTTAGCAGCTTGCTGGAGGCTACGGAGGGATCTGATGTGTCTTTCAAGGTCAAGGAGGAGGTTTTCCCAGCCCATAAGATCATCCTCGCAATGCGGTCGCCGGTCTTCAGGGTGAAGTTCTACGGCCCGATGAGGGATGAGAGTAGCCGCAGCATAACCGTCGAAGACATGCAGCCCGCTGTTTTCAGAGGACTGCTTCACTTCATCTACACTGATTCGTTGCCTCCATTGGATTACCTGGATGACGATGAGTATGAAGAAATGGTTAGGCATTTGCTGGTGGCCGCAGATAGGTACGCCATGGAAAGGATGAAGTACATGTGCGAGATCAAACTTTGTGAGGTTCTTCATACCGGGACTGTTGCGACCACCTTAGCTTTAGCCGATCAGCATCATTGCAGCAAGCTCAAAGATGCATGCATTGGATTCATCAACTCTTCAAATAGAATGGTTGGTATGATGGCAAGTAAAGGGTACGAGTCCCTGAAAAGGACATGTCCTTCTGTCATTGCTGATATATTGGAGAAAGCAGCTAAGACTCGTAGAATTTAG